Proteins encoded together in one Triticum dicoccoides isolate Atlit2015 ecotype Zavitan chromosome 7B, WEW_v2.0, whole genome shotgun sequence window:
- the LOC119335702 gene encoding pentatricopeptide repeat-containing protein At5g15300-like — translation MIRKGSARVSPRSLKQIHGNLVVKGIASRLQPLRDLLLACVSSFRGTMGYARKVFDGIPHPDLFMHNVMVRGYAHGGAPAAAFALYRRIRTAGLRPDAFTFCYLLRASAGLPGSCAGYQVHGVVLKLGFLNDAFVRNALINMHAKCGDLKVAGALLEEAGEGDVVAWSAVIAGHAARGDLNIARQLFDDCRHKDLVCWNVMVAAYAKHGEMEKARELIDRAPETDVVSWNTIITGYSTKGMLKEALEVLDEMKCAGWLPDEATIVSLLSCCANLGSLDTGRMIHSMHLEGRPCTSIVLGNALVSMYAKCGDLQAALEVFSRTKERDVWTWNSIIGGLAFHGQAEQSIQFFNKMLQQGMCPNAISFLCVLGACSHAGLVEDGQRCFSLMKDRYKIEPNAKHYSCIVDMLGRAGLLDEAFAILSSMRCEPSAVIWRTLLGACKIHGNAALGKLARERLLKMNEDTSEDYVLLSGIYASCDEWFGVETLRGSMDERGIRKAAGFAQVDHKTSCLSAL, via the coding sequence ATGATCCGGAAAGGCTCCGCGCGTGTAAGCCCGCGCTCCCTGAAGCAAATCCATGGGAACCTGGTCGTCAAGGGCATCGCCTCGCGCCTCCAGCCCCTGCGGGACCTGCTACTCGCGTGTGTCTCCTCGTTCCGCGGCACCATGGGCTACGCCCGTAAAGTGTTCGACGGAATCCCCCACCCGGACCTCTTCATGCACAACGTCATGGTCCGCGGCTAcgcgcacggcggcgcgcccgccgCGGCCTTCGCCTTGTACCGACGCATCAGGACGGCTGGCCTGAGGCCCGACGCCTTCACGTTCTGCTACCTCCTCCGGGCCAGCGCTGGCTTGCCAGGCTCTTGCGCCGGGTACCAGGTCCATGGCGTCGTCCTGAAGCTGGGCTTCTTGAATGATGCGTTCGTGAGGAATGCGCTTATCAACATGCATGCCAAATGTGGGGATTTGAAGGTGGCCGGTGCGCTTCTTGAGGAGGCCGGCGAGGGGGATGTCGTGGCGTGGTCGGCTGTCATAGCGGGGCATGCCGCTAGAGGTGACTTGAACATTGCTCGGCAACTGTTTGATGATTGTCGGCACAAAGACTTGGTGTGTTGGAATGTAATGGTGGCAGCGTATGCTAAGCATGGGGAAATGGAGAAGGCGAGGGAGCTGATTGACCGTGCGCCGGAGACAGATGTGGTTTCGTGGAACACTATTATCACAGGGTACTCCACGAAGGGGATGCTGAAGGAAGCATTGgaggtgcttgatgaaatgaagtgTGCGGGCTGGTTGCCTGATGAGGCAACTATTGTTAGCTTGCTTTCGTGTTGTGCGAACTTAGGGTCGCTTGACACAGGGAGGATGATACATTCAATGCACTTGGAAGGTAGACCGTGTACAAGTATTGTGCTTGgaaatgcattggtatcaatgtatGCAAAGTGTGGAGATCTGCAGGCTGCATTGGAAGTCTTTAGCAGGACGAAGGAGAGGGATGTTTGGACATGGAACTCGATCATCGGCGGGCTGGCCTTCCATGGGCAAGCAGAACAGTCCATCCAATTCTTCAATAAAATGCTTCAACAAGGAATGTGCCCAAATGCTATTTCTTTCCTCTGTGTTCTCGGTGCATGCAGTCATGCCGGATTAGTTGAAGATGGTCAGAGATGTTTCTCTTTGATGAAAGACAGGTACAAGATCGAGCCAAATGCAAAGCACTACAGTTGCATAGTGGATATGCTTGGCCGTGCAGGCTTACTGGATGAAGCATTTGCAATTCTGAGCAGCATGAGGTGCGAACCTAGTGCAGTCATATGGAGGACTCTGCTTGGTGCCTGCAAGATCCACGGGAATGCAGCCCTTGGCAAACTTGCCAGGGAGAGGCTtctaaaaatgaatgaagatacaagCGAAGATTATGTGCTGCTCTCTGGCATTTACGCGTCATGTGATGAATGGTTTGGAGTGGAGACATTGCGGGGATCAATGGATGAAAGGGGGATAAGAAAGGCTGCTGGTTTTGCCCAGGTTGACCATAAAACTTCCTGTCTTTCAGCATTGTGA